In a genomic window of Pseudomonas putida:
- the zapE gene encoding cell division protein ZapE, translating to MNVDSPLSAWQNAIEQKGFVQDEAQEHAVWALQKCHEALHEGRKPITGVYLWGPVGRGKTWLMDQFYQHLRVPARRQHFHHFMGWVHQRSFQLTGTADPLKALARELSAEVRVLCFDELFVNDIGDAIILGRLFQVMFEQGVVVVSTSNLPPDQLYADGFNRDRFLPAIAAIKQHMQVIAVDGGEDHRLHPGQGLQRYWVAEPGRASALEDVFKLLTVGQTVSSEPVKVGYRSLDVVCTSQSVLWCRYADLCEQPFAAMDFIALCDTFSAILLSDVPNLSAQKREGRIARGTEDGAERIAAGDRELPQLSVHDDGVRRFIALVDECYDRKVPLYLEARVPMESLYTEGYLEFPFRRTLSRLQEMQLERFAQA from the coding sequence ATGAATGTCGACTCCCCCCTCAGTGCCTGGCAGAACGCCATAGAACAGAAGGGCTTCGTCCAGGACGAAGCTCAGGAACATGCCGTCTGGGCCTTGCAGAAGTGCCATGAAGCGCTGCATGAAGGACGCAAGCCGATTACCGGTGTGTACCTCTGGGGACCCGTGGGGCGCGGCAAGACCTGGCTCATGGACCAGTTCTACCAACACCTGCGGGTCCCGGCGCGGCGTCAGCACTTTCATCACTTCATGGGCTGGGTGCATCAGCGCTCGTTCCAGCTCACCGGTACCGCCGACCCGCTCAAGGCCCTGGCTCGCGAGTTGAGTGCGGAGGTGCGGGTGCTGTGCTTCGACGAGTTGTTCGTCAATGACATCGGCGATGCAATCATTCTCGGGCGTCTGTTCCAGGTGATGTTCGAACAGGGCGTCGTGGTGGTCAGCACGTCCAACCTTCCTCCGGACCAGCTGTACGCCGATGGTTTCAACCGTGATCGCTTCCTGCCTGCCATCGCTGCGATCAAGCAGCATATGCAGGTGATCGCGGTGGACGGTGGGGAAGACCATCGCCTGCATCCGGGGCAAGGCCTGCAACGCTACTGGGTGGCCGAGCCGGGACGCGCCAGCGCCCTGGAAGATGTGTTCAAGTTATTGACGGTGGGACAAACGGTTTCCAGTGAACCGGTGAAGGTTGGCTATCGCTCCCTTGATGTGGTGTGCACCAGCCAATCCGTGCTCTGGTGCCGCTACGCGGATCTGTGTGAGCAACCCTTTGCTGCCATGGATTTCATCGCCCTGTGCGATACCTTCAGCGCTATTTTGCTCAGTGACGTGCCCAACCTGAGCGCGCAAAAACGCGAAGGGCGCATTGCCCGCGGCACCGAAGATGGTGCCGAGCGGATAGCGGCGGGGGATCGCGAGTTGCCGCAGTTGTCGGTACACGACGATGGTGTGCGGCGCTTCATCGCCCTGGTGGACGAGTGCTACGACCGCAAGGTGCCGCTGTACCTCGAAGCCCGGGTGCCCATGGAGTCTCTCTACACCGAGGGCTATCTGGAGTTCCCGTTCCGCCGCACCCTCAGTCGCTTGCAGGAGATGCAATTGGAACGCTTCGCGCAAGCTTGA
- a CDS encoding DinB family protein, whose translation MNQPLSHHLLTMAYQNAWANHRLAKAWCQLSPIDLVAPRVSFFPSIRATLNHILTCDWFYVDALERELRGDEPHPDCYVFFKDDEPFSDASAIRHEQAQVDRRLIAYCEQMRDADLLRVVTIARDTPQYDSRLRLLSHLFEHQIHHRGQVHSMLSGTSVKPPQLDEFFCEGESHLRSQDFAELGWTEALIWGH comes from the coding sequence ATGAATCAACCGCTGTCTCACCACTTGCTGACCATGGCTTACCAGAACGCCTGGGCCAATCACCGACTGGCCAAGGCATGGTGCCAGTTGAGCCCAATTGATCTGGTCGCCCCTCGCGTCAGCTTCTTTCCCAGCATTCGCGCGACTCTCAATCACATCCTGACCTGCGACTGGTTCTACGTGGATGCCCTCGAGCGCGAGTTGCGTGGCGATGAGCCGCATCCCGACTGTTACGTGTTTTTCAAGGACGACGAGCCGTTCAGCGACGCATCCGCTATCAGGCACGAGCAGGCTCAGGTCGACCGGCGACTGATCGCCTATTGCGAGCAGATGCGCGATGCCGATCTGCTCAGGGTGGTGACCATTGCCCGGGACACGCCGCAATACGACAGTCGCCTGCGCCTGCTGTCCCATCTGTTCGAGCATCAGATTCATCATCGGGGCCAGGTGCATTCAATGCTCAGCGGTACGTCGGTGAAACCGCCGCAGCTGGACGAGTTTTTCTGTGAGGGCGAGTCGCACTTACGCAGTCAGGATTTCGCGGAGCTTGGGTGGACTGAGGCGTTGATCTGGGGGCATTAG
- a CDS encoding aldo/keto reductase: protein MHYKVFGRKTGLRVSELALGAGNFGTGWGHGAERDEARRIFDGYLEAGGNFIDTANGYQGGQSEAMLGEFIAAERDRLVIATKYTLGTTPAAGIAHTGNNRKNMVRAVEESLKRLNTDHIDLFYAHMSDGVTPMEEILRGFDDLVRAGKIHYAGLSNFPAWRIARADLLAEVRAFAPIAAIQVEYSLAERTAEREQLPMAEALGLAATLWSPLGGGFLTGKYRNSQGDNRATKLGVLVHAEKSARETALIDTLLAVAEELAATPTHVAIAWLREQAKRSSTALIPILGSRTREQLDATLGALNVQLSDQQLARLNDVSDVAKGVPHESISGSIARFSGGVTLDLPKIPVA, encoded by the coding sequence ATGCACTACAAAGTCTTCGGCCGAAAAACCGGCCTTCGGGTATCCGAACTGGCGCTGGGCGCCGGCAACTTCGGCACCGGTTGGGGCCATGGCGCGGAACGTGACGAAGCCCGGCGAATTTTCGATGGCTATCTGGAAGCTGGCGGCAACTTCATCGACACCGCGAACGGCTATCAGGGCGGGCAGTCTGAAGCCATGCTCGGCGAATTCATCGCCGCCGAGCGCGATCGCCTGGTCATCGCCACCAAATACACACTGGGCACAACGCCCGCAGCAGGCATTGCCCATACCGGCAACAACCGCAAGAACATGGTGCGTGCCGTAGAAGAAAGCCTCAAACGCCTGAACACCGATCACATCGATCTGTTCTATGCACACATGAGCGACGGCGTAACGCCCATGGAAGAAATCCTGCGTGGTTTTGACGATCTGGTCCGGGCCGGCAAGATTCATTACGCGGGCCTGTCGAATTTCCCGGCATGGCGCATCGCCCGCGCCGATCTGTTGGCTGAAGTACGCGCTTTTGCGCCGATTGCAGCGATTCAGGTCGAATACAGCCTGGCCGAGCGCACCGCTGAACGTGAGCAACTGCCGATGGCCGAAGCCCTGGGCCTGGCCGCGACGCTGTGGTCGCCACTGGGCGGCGGTTTCCTCACCGGCAAATACCGCAACAGCCAGGGCGATAACCGCGCCACAAAACTCGGCGTGCTGGTTCACGCCGAGAAAAGCGCCCGTGAAACCGCCCTCATCGATACGCTGCTGGCCGTCGCCGAAGAACTGGCAGCCACCCCGACCCACGTGGCGATCGCCTGGTTGCGCGAGCAAGCCAAGCGTTCGAGCACCGCGCTGATTCCGATTCTCGGCTCGCGGACTCGTGAGCAGTTGGATGCGACCCTGGGTGCGCTGAACGTACAGTTGAGTGACCAGCAACTGGCGCGCCTCAATGACGTCAGCGACGTGGCCAAGGGCGTACCGCACGAATCGATTTCCGGCTCGATTGCACGGTTCAGCGGGGGTGTGACCCTGGACCTGCCAAAAATCCCGGTGGCCTGA
- the speB gene encoding agmatinase, whose product MDVPMQNDQAMTRDSLYGTAAESTYAGITSFMRRRYSRDLRGVDVAVSGVPFDTATSNRPGARFGPRGIRAASTGIAWERHWPWTFDPFDHLAVVDFGDCDFDYGSPQSTPECIEAHAEHILNAGSAMLTFGGDHFITYPLLKAHARKHGPLSLIHFDAHSDTWPDEEGKRIDHGTMFWHAAKEGLVDPSRSVQIGLRTTNDDHQGFEVLDARQVHRRGVDAIVEAIRARVGDHPVYLTFDIDCLDPAFAPGTGTPVCGGLSTVQALEILGGLRGINLVGMDVVEVAPAYDNADITSLAAATLAMEMLCLYAAKHKVDR is encoded by the coding sequence ATGGACGTTCCGATGCAAAACGACCAGGCCATGACCCGCGACAGCCTGTACGGCACCGCCGCCGAAAGTACCTACGCCGGTATCACCAGTTTCATGCGTCGCCGCTACAGCCGTGACTTGCGCGGCGTCGACGTCGCGGTCAGCGGCGTGCCGTTCGACACGGCCACCAGCAACCGCCCCGGCGCGCGTTTCGGACCACGAGGCATTCGCGCCGCGTCCACGGGGATTGCCTGGGAGCGCCACTGGCCGTGGACCTTCGATCCGTTCGATCACCTGGCCGTGGTGGACTTCGGCGATTGCGACTTCGATTACGGCTCGCCGCAATCGACCCCGGAATGCATCGAGGCCCACGCCGAGCACATTCTCAATGCGGGCAGCGCCATGCTGACCTTCGGCGGCGACCACTTCATCACCTATCCGCTGCTCAAGGCTCACGCCCGCAAGCACGGTCCGCTGTCGCTGATTCACTTCGACGCGCACAGCGACACCTGGCCGGACGAAGAGGGCAAGCGCATCGACCACGGCACCATGTTCTGGCACGCGGCGAAGGAAGGGCTGGTGGATCCGTCGCGCTCGGTGCAGATCGGCTTGCGCACCACCAACGATGATCATCAGGGCTTTGAAGTGCTGGATGCGCGCCAGGTGCATCGGCGTGGAGTGGATGCCATCGTCGAGGCAATCCGGGCGCGGGTCGGTGATCACCCGGTGTACCTGACCTTCGACATCGACTGCCTCGATCCCGCGTTCGCACCGGGCACCGGAACGCCGGTGTGTGGTGGCTTGAGTACGGTGCAGGCGCTGGAAATTCTCGGCGGTTTGCGCGGGATCAATCTGGTGGGAATGGATGTGGTGGAAGTGGCGCCGGCTTATGACAACGCGGACATCACGTCATTGGCGGCGGCGACGTTGGCGATGGAGATGCTGTGTTTGTATGCGGCGAAGCATAAAGTTGACCGATAG